ACCAGCCGGCACAGGGCGCGCAGCTGCTGCTGGCGATGCGCCTCGCGCAGCCCCAGGTGCACGCAGATCGCATGCAGCTCGCGCCCGTCGGGCAGGGCCAGCACGCTGTGCAGCAGGCCGCGCCGTTCCGGCCCGGCGACCGAGACGTCGTGGTTGGCATGCTGCCGGATCGGGAACTTGGACAGCAGGGCGTTGCCATGGTGGCCTTGCGGGTACACCGCGTTGCGGCCATAGGCATGGTCGCTCCACAGGCTGTCGGCCAGGAACTCGTAATGCGGCGCCTGCGGCCAGCCCGCCACCCGGGCCGCATGCAGCTCATGCTCGCCCAGCACCTCCTGCAGGAATACCAGGTCGGCCGAGACGCTGCGCACCGCCTCGCGCAGCTCGGGCAGGATGAAGCGCCGGTTGAAGACACCGAAGCCCTTGTGCAGATTGACGGTCAGCAGGGTGATCAGGCTCATGGTGAACCATGCTGGACGCTGGCGCGTTGGCGCGGTGTCGGACGGCGCCGCATGCCGGCATCGGACGGCGGCGCGCCTCCGGCGTGTTGGCGGGAAGGGGAGGCTGGCTTCAATCCCGGGTGCTGCCGGCTCGTTCGATGACCTGGCGGATGGCAGCCAGCACCAGCTCCGGCGCCATTTCCTGCACTCGGTGATGGGTCTGGATGCGCTGAACCGTGGACTGGGGGTAGAGCTGATCAAGCCGACGTTCGGCGACATCGGGATCGGCCGTCCAGACGCCGAAGTCCTCGGCGTAGATCACGCCCTTGAAGA
This genomic stretch from Roseateles sp. DAIF2 harbors:
- a CDS encoding endonuclease/exonuclease/phosphatase family protein; the encoded protein is MSLITLLTVNLHKGFGVFNRRFILPELREAVRSVSADLVFLQEVLGEHELHAARVAGWPQAPHYEFLADSLWSDHAYGRNAVYPQGHHGNALLSKFPIRQHANHDVSVAGPERRGLLHSVLALPDGRELHAICVHLGLREAHRQQQLRALCRLVAQLPADCPLVVAGDFNDWRERAHRLLRRHAGLREVFVQSQGRAARSFPARWPLLRLDRIYVRGVAVQRPLLLPRRPWSHLSDHAPLAAEIRL